GCCGCGCAGGCCGCCGCCGACTTCGAGACCAACCTGGCCAAGCGCCGCGAGCAGTCCGAGCGTGACCTGGCCTCGCGTCAGGCCAAGGCCGAGAAGCGGCTCGCGGAGATCGAGCACCGTGCCGAGCAGCTCCGCCTGGAGGCCGAGAAGCTGCGTACGGACGCCGAGCGCCGGGCCCGCCAGACGGTGGAGACCGCGCAGCGCCAGGCCGAGGACATCGTGGCGGACGCCAACGCCAAGGCGGACCGTATCCGCAGCGAATCCGAGCGCGAGCTGGCGGCGCTGACCAACCGCCGCGACTCGATCAACGCCCAGCTGACCAACGTCCGCGAGATGCTGGCCACGCTGACCGGTGCGGCGGTCGCCGCGGCCGGCGCCCCGGGCGACGAGGAGGGCGTCTCCCGCGGCGTCCCGGCCCAGCAGAGTCGCTGAACCGTCGCACGGTTCCACCTCCGTACGACCGAGCCCCCGTACCGCCCGCTGAGGCGGTCACGGGGGCCTCGTCGTACAGGGGGTCAGCCGGGCGGCCCCGTCCCGGTGGCAGGGCCACCGGGGCGCGCCTAGCGTGCTGTACATGATCGAGCTTGCGGGGCTGACCAAGCACTACGGCGACAAGGTCGCCGTGGACCACCTCACCTTCACGGTGCGGCCGGGCATCGTCACCGGCTTCCTCGGCCCCAACGGTGCGGGCAAGTCGACGACCATGCGGATGATGCTCGACCTGGACAGCCCGACGTCGGGGACGGTCCGGATCGACGGCAAGCACTACCGGCAGCTCCAGGACCCGCTGACGTCCATCGGCGCGCTGCTGGAGGCGAAGTCGGTGCACGGCGGCCGCAGCGCCGCCAACCACCTGCTGTGCCTGGCGCAGAGCAACGGCCTCCCGCGCGGCCGGGTCGGCGAGGTGCTCGAAATGGTCGGGCTGAGCTCGGTGGCGAAGAAGCGGGCGAAGGGCTTCTCGCTCGGCATGAGCCAGCGGCTCGGCATCGCGGCCGCACTGCTCGGCGACCCGCAGGTGCTGCTCTTTGACGAGCCGGTCAACGGACTCGACCCCGAGGGCATCCACTGGATCCGCAATCTGATGAAGAACCTCGCGGCCCAGGGCCGTACGGTCTTCGTCTCCTCGCACCTGATGAGCGAAATGGCCCTCACCGCCGACCACCTGGTCGTGATCGGGCAGGGCCGGCTGATGGCGGACACGTCCATGAAGGACTTCATCCACCAGAACTCCCGGTCCTACGTCCGGATGCGTTCCCCGGAGCAGGAGAAGCTGCGCGACGCGCTGCAGGGCGAGGGGATCCGCGCGGTGGCGGTCGGCGACGGCTCGCTGGAGATCGACGGGGTGCCCGTCGAGCGGCTCGGTGAACTGGCCGCCGCCCACCACCTCGTCCTCCACGAGCTGAGCCCGCAGCACGCCTCGCTGGAGGAGGCGTTCATGCGGCTGACGGCCGGTTCGGTGGAGTACCACGCGCACGACGGCGACCCGGTACCGGCACAGGCCGGCCTCCCGCCGGAGTCGCCCCCTCCAGGGGAACCGCAGCCGGCCGGCTGGGGCGCGGACTGGCAGAAGAAGAGGAGCTGACGGATGGCAGCGGTCGGACAGGTCCTCCGGTCGGAGTGGACCAAGATCAGGTCGGTGCGGTCGACGGTGTGGACGCTGGGCATCGCGATCGTCGTCACCGTCGCGCTGGGCGTGCTGATCTGCACGCTGGCCAGCCACGACTTCACCTCGATGCCGGCCCGGGACCGGCTGTCCTTCGACGCCACCAACGTGAGCTTCGCCGGGATGGGCCTGGGGCAGCTCGCGATGATCGTCTTCGGTGTGCTGGTGGTCTCCAACGAGTACAGCACCGGCATGATCCGGGCCTCGCTCGCGGCCGTACCGCAGCGCGGCACCTTCCTCTTCTGCAAGCTGGCGGTGGCCACCGCACTGGTCTTCGTGGTGGGCCTGGTGACCAGCTTCGTGGCGTTCTTCGCCGGCCAGGCGGCGCTCGGCGACCTGCGGGTGCACCTCGGCGACCCGGGCGTACTGCGCGCGGTCATCGGCGGCGGCCTCTACATGACGCTGATCGCGCTGTTCTCGATGGCGGTCGCCACGATGCTGCGCAGCCCGATGCTGTCCCTGGGCATCCTGATGCCGTTCTTCTTCCTGATCTCCAACATCCTCGGGAACGTCTCGGCCACCCGGAAGATCGGCCGCTACCTGCCCGACCAGGCGGGCTCGAAGATCATGCAGGTGGTCCCCCGGGTCAACGACGACGTCCCGTACGGCCCTTGGGGCGGACTGGGCATCATGATCGCCTGGACGGTGGCGGCCCTGGTCGGCGGCTATGTGGTGCTGAAGAAGAGGGACGCGTGAGGCGGCACCCGGCGGCCCCGCGGTGCGCCCGCGGCGGCCCGGGCCGCCCGTGAGGGTGGACACCGGGATTAACGGGAACCGTCAACGCCCCGATAGCCTCCTAACCCTCACGGGGGCACGAGGGCGCCTCTGCCCCGACCATCTCGCGAGGGGCGGAGAATGATCGAGGCAGTCGGCCTGACGAAGCGCTACGGCGCCAAGACGGCCGTGTACAACCTGTCGTTCCAAGTGCGGCCGGGGACGGTGACCGGCTTCCTCGGA
The sequence above is a segment of the Streptomyces lydicus genome. Coding sequences within it:
- a CDS encoding ABC transporter permease, translating into MAAVGQVLRSEWTKIRSVRSTVWTLGIAIVVTVALGVLICTLASHDFTSMPARDRLSFDATNVSFAGMGLGQLAMIVFGVLVVSNEYSTGMIRASLAAVPQRGTFLFCKLAVATALVFVVGLVTSFVAFFAGQAALGDLRVHLGDPGVLRAVIGGGLYMTLIALFSMAVATMLRSPMLSLGILMPFFFLISNILGNVSATRKIGRYLPDQAGSKIMQVVPRVNDDVPYGPWGGLGIMIAWTVAALVGGYVVLKKRDA
- a CDS encoding ABC transporter ATP-binding protein translates to MIELAGLTKHYGDKVAVDHLTFTVRPGIVTGFLGPNGAGKSTTMRMMLDLDSPTSGTVRIDGKHYRQLQDPLTSIGALLEAKSVHGGRSAANHLLCLAQSNGLPRGRVGEVLEMVGLSSVAKKRAKGFSLGMSQRLGIAAALLGDPQVLLFDEPVNGLDPEGIHWIRNLMKNLAAQGRTVFVSSHLMSEMALTADHLVVIGQGRLMADTSMKDFIHQNSRSYVRMRSPEQEKLRDALQGEGIRAVAVGDGSLEIDGVPVERLGELAAAHHLVLHELSPQHASLEEAFMRLTAGSVEYHAHDGDPVPAQAGLPPESPPPGEPQPAGWGADWQKKRS